From Bacillus pumilus, one genomic window encodes:
- a CDS encoding type II toxin-antitoxin system SpoIISA family toxin has product MLLFFQLTVWLLLGALAVYVFAVWRFEQKVKEKMFAIRKTWYWIYVAGAVVYWTNDPSSIFTDWMHYLIIAVFFALTDAFIFLSSYIKKLGNHELETDTHQLLEQNNDLLHSYLNKLKTYQYLLKNEPIHVYYGSVEAYIEGIERLIYSFADKMNIQAVLCPYDTQEQKDDLLRTLDQRALIQAKLDRQEVYYDDFGKLVLIPFSVADDHFVIKLTSDEIVTEFDYLLMTSLTTIYDLILPDEEEGDEDGPRTSRE; this is encoded by the coding sequence ATGCTACTATTTTTTCAATTGACCGTGTGGTTATTGCTAGGTGCCCTTGCTGTATATGTATTTGCCGTATGGCGTTTTGAACAAAAAGTAAAAGAAAAGATGTTTGCCATTCGAAAAACGTGGTATTGGATTTATGTAGCTGGTGCTGTTGTGTACTGGACAAATGACCCTTCTTCAATCTTCACCGATTGGATGCACTACTTGATTATTGCTGTTTTTTTTGCATTAACCGATGCATTCATCTTTCTCAGCTCCTATATTAAAAAACTCGGAAATCACGAACTGGAAACCGACACCCACCAACTCCTAGAACAAAATAACGATCTACTTCATTCTTACCTCAACAAACTAAAAACGTACCAATACCTATTGAAAAACGAACCGATCCATGTATATTATGGAAGTGTAGAGGCATATATAGAGGGAATTGAACGGCTCATTTATTCTTTTGCCGACAAAATGAATATTCAAGCGGTTCTTTGTCCATACGATACGCAGGAACAAAAAGATGACCTGCTGCGGACACTTGACCAGCGAGCTCTTATTCAGGCGAAGCTTGACAGGCAGGAAGTCTATTACGATGATTTCGGCAAATTGGTGCTCATCCCGTTTTCTGTAGCAGATGATCACTTTGTCATTAAGCTCACCTCTGATGAGATTGTCACTGAGTTCGACTATTTATTAATGACGTCACTTACAACAATTTATGACCTAATCTTGCCTGACGAAGAGGAAGGTGATGAAGATGGACCACGCACTTCAAGGGAATAA
- the pdhA gene encoding pyruvate dehydrogenase (acetyl-transferring) E1 component subunit alpha, whose amino-acid sequence MQKQITLPGQISHERLADLYKQMWLVRYFDEKVDQFFAKGLIHGTTHLCVGQEASAVGSIAVLKNEDKIVSTHRGHGHCIAKGAEVNKMMAELFGRETGYCKGKGGSMHIADLEKGNLGANGIVGGGIPLATGAALTSKMKQEGFVVLCFFGDGATNEGSFHEALNLASIWDLPVVFICENNQYGMSGPVKEMINIEDISTRAESYGIPGKSIDGNDMVEIMNTVDEAVSRARAGEGPSLIEMKTYRWKGHSKSDAKKYRTREEETEWRQKDGIKRFKSLLIELNVLTEEQAAVLQEEAKQEIEASVEFAKNSKEPSIDTLLEDVYA is encoded by the coding sequence ATGCAAAAACAAATCACTTTGCCTGGACAGATTAGTCATGAGAGATTAGCAGATTTATATAAACAAATGTGGTTGGTGAGATATTTTGATGAAAAGGTCGATCAATTCTTTGCCAAAGGACTTATCCATGGAACCACTCACTTATGTGTCGGACAGGAAGCGTCAGCTGTTGGATCGATTGCCGTATTAAAGAATGAAGATAAGATCGTCAGCACACACCGTGGACATGGTCACTGTATTGCAAAAGGTGCAGAGGTCAATAAAATGATGGCAGAACTATTCGGACGTGAGACTGGCTATTGCAAAGGAAAAGGCGGCTCGATGCATATCGCTGATTTAGAAAAAGGGAACCTTGGCGCAAATGGAATCGTTGGCGGCGGTATCCCGCTGGCAACAGGTGCAGCGCTCACATCTAAAATGAAACAGGAAGGCTTTGTCGTTCTTTGTTTCTTCGGAGATGGAGCGACAAATGAAGGCAGCTTTCACGAAGCGCTAAATCTTGCATCCATTTGGGATCTGCCTGTTGTATTCATTTGTGAAAACAACCAGTACGGTATGTCTGGTCCTGTAAAAGAAATGATCAACATTGAAGACATTTCAACAAGAGCAGAAAGCTACGGAATACCAGGGAAATCGATTGATGGAAATGACATGGTCGAGATTATGAACACAGTAGATGAAGCAGTCAGCCGCGCAAGAGCTGGAGAAGGTCCATCACTTATTGAAATGAAAACGTATCGCTGGAAGGGTCACTCTAAGAGTGATGCGAAAAAATACCGTACACGTGAAGAAGAAACAGAGTGGAGACAAAAAGATGGAATCAAACGCTTTAAGTCTCTCTTGATTGAACTGAATGTTTTGACAGAAGAGCAGGCAGCGGTTTTACAGGAAGAAGCGAAACAGGAAATTGAAGCGTCTGTTGAATTCGCCAAAAACAGTAAAGAACCGTCAATCGATACACTATTAGAGGATGTATACGCCTAA
- a CDS encoding alpha-ketoacid dehydrogenase subunit beta gives MREISYLEAVREAMSQEMRENQDVFILGEDIGVYGGAFGVTRGMIEEFGPERVRNTPISEAAIAGGAVGAALTGMRPILELQFSDFITIAMDQLVNQAAKTRYMFGGKGKVPLVVRTPAGSGTGAAAQHSQSLEAWMAHIPGLKVVQPSTAYDAKGLLKAAMDDDNPVIFYEHKLLYKTIGEVPEEPYSIPLGKADVKRSGKDVTIVATAIMVHKALEAAKELEAEGIDVEIIDPRTLVPLDEETIIESVKKTGKCIVVHEAVKRGGYGGEIASMIAESEAFDYLDAPIKRLGGLAVPIPYNPTLEKAVIPQVPDIIEAAKELVRS, from the coding sequence GTGAGAGAGATTTCATATTTAGAAGCCGTTCGAGAGGCTATGAGTCAGGAAATGAGAGAGAACCAAGATGTATTCATTTTAGGTGAGGATATCGGCGTATATGGCGGCGCTTTTGGGGTTACGCGCGGCATGATTGAAGAATTCGGTCCAGAGCGTGTACGTAATACACCGATCTCAGAGGCAGCCATCGCAGGAGGCGCAGTCGGAGCGGCTTTGACCGGTATGCGTCCGATTTTAGAACTTCAATTCTCTGACTTTATTACAATCGCGATGGATCAGCTTGTAAACCAAGCAGCCAAAACACGATACATGTTTGGCGGAAAAGGAAAAGTGCCGCTCGTTGTGAGAACACCAGCAGGATCAGGGACGGGTGCCGCAGCGCAGCATTCACAAAGCTTAGAAGCGTGGATGGCTCATATTCCGGGATTAAAGGTGGTTCAGCCTTCAACAGCTTATGATGCCAAAGGACTTTTAAAAGCAGCAATGGATGATGACAACCCTGTCATTTTCTACGAGCATAAGCTTTTATATAAAACAATCGGCGAAGTGCCTGAAGAGCCTTATTCGATTCCTTTAGGGAAAGCTGATGTGAAAAGAAGCGGGAAGGACGTCACGATTGTAGCAACAGCGATTATGGTACACAAAGCGTTAGAAGCGGCGAAGGAACTAGAAGCAGAGGGAATCGATGTTGAAATCATTGATCCAAGAACACTCGTCCCATTAGATGAAGAAACCATAATCGAATCTGTGAAGAAAACAGGTAAATGTATCGTGGTTCATGAGGCGGTCAAACGAGGCGGCTACGGTGGAGAGATTGCAAGTATGATAGCGGAAAGTGAAGCGTTTGACTACTTAGATGCGCCGATTAAACGACTTGGCGGTCTTGCAGTCCCAATACCATACAACCCGACACTGGAAAAAGCGGTCATTCCACAAGTACCAGATATTATTGAAGCAGCAAAAGAGCTTGTGCGCTCTTAA
- a CDS encoding PTS sugar transporter subunit IIA, with protein MNNLFELDEQLIKLQYDASSREEVTTYLAERLEAGGYIKSSFLPAVLEREKTYPTGLPLATFGVAIPHTDPEHVNKPAISVATLKEPVMFHKMGSPDETVLAKIVFVLAISEPSKQLVMLEKLMTLFRKEEVMTRLSHMTSYEEAVDVLEQELNQ; from the coding sequence TTGAACAACTTGTTTGAGTTAGATGAACAGCTGATCAAGCTGCAGTACGATGCATCTTCGAGAGAGGAGGTGACCACATATTTAGCAGAACGATTAGAAGCGGGAGGATACATTAAATCGAGCTTTTTACCTGCCGTGCTTGAAAGAGAAAAAACATATCCTACAGGCCTTCCACTGGCGACCTTTGGGGTAGCGATTCCACATACAGATCCTGAGCATGTGAACAAACCTGCGATTAGTGTAGCCACTTTAAAGGAACCTGTTATGTTTCACAAGATGGGGAGCCCTGATGAAACTGTGCTAGCCAAAATTGTGTTCGTCCTAGCAATCTCTGAACCTAGTAAGCAGCTCGTGATGTTAGAGAAGCTCATGACACTTTTTAGAAAAGAAGAAGTGATGACGAGGCTGTCTCACATGACATCGTATGAAGAAGCGGTTGACGTGCTTGAGCAAGAATTAAACCAATAG
- a CDS encoding DUF47 domain-containing protein — translation MLKRKKDKFSVLLTEIAKNLDETAEYFVSYKVTNQTTLKEFSDTLKEYETKGDNHVHTMIKELNKAFITPIEREDILQLTNSLDDVLDGIEHFSATMEIYSMTSSDEHIDKFSHYIRECAKEILITIDLLAENRLKDIQPHAIKIKEIEHNCDNLYRKSLKNLFGKETDPIKVIQYKEIYETLEEIADSCQSVANNLETIIMKNA, via the coding sequence ATGTTAAAAAGGAAAAAAGACAAGTTTTCCGTCTTGTTAACGGAAATTGCTAAAAATTTAGATGAAACTGCTGAGTATTTTGTTAGCTATAAAGTAACAAATCAAACCACTCTGAAAGAATTTTCTGACACATTGAAGGAATATGAGACAAAAGGTGATAATCATGTTCATACTATGATTAAAGAGCTGAACAAAGCCTTTATTACACCGATTGAACGTGAAGACATTCTTCAATTGACGAATAGCCTCGACGATGTTTTAGATGGAATTGAGCATTTTTCAGCGACAATGGAAATTTATTCAATGACAAGCTCTGACGAACATATCGACAAATTCAGCCACTACATCAGAGAATGTGCAAAGGAAATTTTAATTACAATTGATTTACTGGCTGAAAATCGCTTAAAAGATATTCAACCACACGCAATCAAAATCAAAGAGATCGAGCATAATTGTGACAATCTTTATCGTAAATCACTAAAGAACTTGTTTGGAAAAGAAACTGATCCAATCAAGGTCATTCAATACAAAGAAATTTACGAAACACTTGAAGAAATCGCTGATTCCTGTCAAAGTGTTGCCAACAATCTAGAAACAATCATTATGAAGAATGCGTAA
- a CDS encoding PTS sugar transporter subunit IIB, which yields MAKKILVSCGTAVATSTVVAKKVEETLKEKGYDVVVEQCKASEVPQKAEGADLIVTTTPVSDTKGTPVIQTLSFLTGFGIEDDIEKIIDHIK from the coding sequence ATGGCAAAGAAAATATTGGTTTCATGCGGAACGGCGGTTGCAACTTCAACGGTTGTTGCAAAAAAGGTTGAAGAGACGTTAAAGGAAAAAGGATATGATGTTGTGGTGGAACAGTGTAAGGCATCTGAAGTCCCGCAAAAAGCGGAGGGCGCCGATTTAATCGTGACGACCACGCCAGTGAGTGATACGAAAGGAACGCCTGTGATTCAAACATTATCCTTTTTAACCGGATTTGGCATTGAAGATGATATTGAAAAAATCATCGATCATATTAAGTAA
- a CDS encoding inorganic phosphate transporter produces the protein MDTLLILTIFIVICALAFDFINGFHDTANAIATSVSTKALKPRHAIIMAAFMNFLGAMTFTGVAKSITKDIADPFTLQNGSVVILAALIAAITWNLLTWYYGIPSSSSHALIGSIAGAVIASAGFGALNYSGFIKIIQALLLSPILAFVLGYIVYTIIKFVFRNNNLAKTNKQFRRVQILTAALQSYTHGTNDAQKAMGIITMALIAGNLHTTDDIPFWVQFSCALAMGLGTSIGGWKIIKTVGGKIMKIRPVNGVSADLTGAAIIFGATFIHLPVSTTHVISSSILGVGSAHRVKGVNWGTAKRMLVTWVITLPISGTLGALIYFVLNAII, from the coding sequence ATGGACACATTACTCATCCTTACCATATTTATTGTCATTTGTGCACTTGCTTTTGATTTCATCAACGGATTTCACGATACAGCAAATGCCATTGCCACTTCGGTTTCAACAAAGGCGTTAAAGCCTAGACATGCTATTATTATGGCAGCGTTCATGAACTTCTTAGGAGCAATGACATTTACAGGTGTGGCAAAGTCCATCACAAAAGACATCGCAGATCCTTTTACACTTCAAAACGGTTCTGTTGTCATTTTGGCTGCTTTAATTGCGGCCATTACTTGGAACTTGCTTACTTGGTATTACGGGATTCCGAGTAGTTCTTCACATGCACTGATCGGATCAATTGCAGGAGCTGTTATTGCCTCTGCTGGTTTTGGCGCTTTAAACTATTCGGGATTCATTAAAATCATTCAAGCACTATTGCTTTCACCTATCCTAGCTTTCGTATTGGGATATATCGTGTATACCATTATCAAATTTGTATTCAGAAACAACAATCTCGCAAAAACAAATAAACAATTCCGACGTGTTCAAATTTTAACTGCTGCACTGCAATCGTATACCCACGGAACAAACGATGCGCAAAAAGCGATGGGAATTATTACGATGGCTTTAATTGCAGGTAATTTGCATACAACAGACGACATTCCATTCTGGGTACAATTCTCTTGTGCGCTTGCAATGGGACTAGGTACTTCTATTGGCGGCTGGAAGATTATTAAAACAGTCGGCGGTAAAATTATGAAAATTCGTCCAGTAAACGGAGTATCTGCCGATTTAACGGGTGCAGCGATTATCTTCGGTGCGACATTTATTCACTTACCTGTTAGTACCACTCACGTGATCTCATCTTCTATTCTAGGTGTAGGTTCTGCACACAGAGTAAAAGGAGTAAACTGGGGTACGGCAAAACGCATGCTTGTCACTTGGGTGATCACATTACCGATTTCAGGAACTCTAGGGGCTCTTATATACTTTGTGTTAAATGCGATTATCTAA
- a CDS encoding PTS galactitol transporter subunit IIC yields MIKQAVDFILDLGPTIMLPIIMTIFGMILRQGFKKSFRAGITIGIGFVGVNLVINLLVSGLGPAAKAMVNSLGLKLDILDVGWPIGAAISFGTPVAPLMIPLVLLLNVILLSVNFTKTLNVDIWNFWHLIFAASVTYYAYHNMFLALAVGLIVSAITLKLADWTAPTIEHHFGLKGVSMAHAETVNFAPLMYASNRIIDKIPGLNKIHADPETLKKRFGIFGEPLVMGLILGIIIGLLGGYDAKGVMTLGIQMAAVLVLMPRMVALLMEGLIPISEGARSYIQKRFPGKNVYIGLDTAIVIGHPANMAVALLMVPITILLAVVLPYNGMLPFADLSVLPFTVVWAVAAARGNIIRGLINSIFTLMIVFFIATNLAPLATTMGKAVGFDFPEGANMISGIDLGSHVIPWIMVRLLDPSNPYFIAAIICALAYALLWYWVRNDIKKQYAKEMGLDQKEQ; encoded by the coding sequence ATGATCAAGCAAGCTGTCGATTTTATATTAGACCTTGGGCCAACTATTATGCTCCCGATTATTATGACGATTTTCGGTATGATTTTAAGGCAAGGCTTTAAGAAATCCTTCCGAGCCGGTATTACGATCGGCATTGGCTTTGTCGGTGTCAATCTTGTCATTAATTTGCTTGTGAGCGGCCTTGGGCCAGCAGCAAAAGCCATGGTTAATTCCCTTGGGCTAAAGCTCGATATTTTGGATGTTGGATGGCCGATTGGAGCTGCTATATCCTTTGGTACACCCGTTGCCCCTTTGATGATTCCTCTTGTGCTTTTGTTAAATGTCATCTTATTGTCCGTTAACTTTACGAAAACGCTGAATGTGGATATTTGGAACTTCTGGCATTTGATTTTCGCAGCCTCTGTGACTTACTACGCTTATCATAATATGTTCTTGGCCCTTGCTGTTGGTTTAATCGTCTCTGCTATCACGCTTAAATTAGCCGATTGGACGGCACCGACAATCGAACACCATTTTGGATTAAAAGGCGTATCGATGGCTCATGCTGAAACGGTCAACTTCGCGCCGCTTATGTATGCGTCCAACCGTATCATTGACAAGATCCCTGGCTTAAACAAAATTCATGCTGATCCAGAAACATTGAAGAAACGTTTTGGCATTTTTGGCGAACCGCTTGTGATGGGTCTCATACTTGGTATCATTATTGGTCTTCTAGGCGGCTATGATGCGAAAGGCGTCATGACGCTTGGTATTCAAATGGCAGCAGTTCTTGTACTAATGCCAAGAATGGTTGCGTTATTAATGGAAGGTCTTATTCCAATCTCTGAGGGCGCTCGTTCTTATATTCAAAAGCGTTTCCCTGGGAAAAATGTCTATATTGGTTTAGATACAGCGATTGTGATTGGTCATCCGGCGAATATGGCGGTAGCCCTTCTCATGGTGCCGATTACGATTTTACTTGCTGTCGTTCTGCCTTACAATGGCATGCTCCCGTTTGCAGACTTATCGGTTCTTCCATTTACAGTTGTTTGGGCAGTAGCAGCCGCTCGTGGAAATATTATTCGCGGTCTTATTAACAGCATTTTTACATTGATGATTGTCTTCTTTATCGCAACGAATCTCGCACCGCTTGCGACAACAATGGGGAAAGCAGTCGGCTTTGATTTCCCAGAAGGGGCCAACATGATTTCAGGTATTGACCTTGGTTCCCACGTCATTCCTTGGATCATGGTGAGACTTCTTGATCCGAGCAACCCGTACTTTATTGCAGCCATCATCTGTGCTCTGGCTTATGCGCTTCTATGGTACTGGGTGCGAAATGATATTAAAAAGCAGTATGCGAAAGAAATGGGCTTAGATCAGAAAGAACAATAA
- a CDS encoding alcohol dehydrogenase catalytic domain-containing protein, with amino-acid sequence MKSAVFYSSENIRYEERNRPAIGDDEVLLRMRACGLCGTDIYKATHETVPSGTVLGHEIAGDIVETGKHVTNIRTGDRVYVAHHVPCFTCDFCQKGFYTMCPQFAATNVEPGGFSEYIRVPALHVKHTMGKLPKDVSYEQGAMVEPVACCLHGFERAPVHPGDSVLILGAGQIGCIQLQLAKHYLAGKVMITDVNENRLLQARNLGADVAFHPASEPVEDRVMRETNGKGADLVMISVGSSALLKEAFQAVARGGTILVFAHFPKGDVSIPADRFFHDEVKVVGAYSSHPYHYREALELLRAKVVNTEKMVTHRYPLSQLLQAIECARHPEGESVKIMMYPDE; translated from the coding sequence ATGAAATCAGCTGTCTTTTATTCTTCAGAGAACATTCGGTATGAGGAGCGGAACCGGCCTGCGATTGGTGATGATGAAGTGCTATTAAGAATGCGTGCCTGCGGCTTATGCGGAACGGATATTTACAAGGCAACACATGAGACGGTACCCTCTGGAACGGTGCTAGGGCACGAAATAGCTGGTGATATTGTTGAAACCGGAAAGCATGTGACAAATATCCGAACGGGAGACAGGGTTTATGTTGCGCACCATGTGCCTTGCTTTACCTGTGACTTTTGTCAAAAGGGATTTTATACAATGTGTCCGCAGTTTGCAGCCACTAATGTAGAGCCAGGCGGGTTTTCAGAGTATATCCGCGTACCTGCATTGCATGTCAAGCACACAATGGGCAAGCTCCCGAAGGACGTCTCATATGAGCAAGGGGCAATGGTGGAGCCAGTCGCCTGCTGCCTCCACGGGTTTGAACGAGCACCTGTTCATCCAGGAGATTCTGTGCTGATCCTTGGAGCAGGGCAAATTGGCTGTATCCAACTACAGCTCGCCAAACATTACTTGGCTGGGAAAGTGATGATAACGGATGTGAATGAGAACCGGCTGCTGCAAGCGAGAAATTTAGGTGCAGATGTTGCTTTTCATCCAGCCTCTGAGCCGGTGGAAGACCGGGTCATGAGAGAAACAAATGGAAAGGGAGCAGACCTCGTCATGATATCTGTTGGGAGCAGTGCGCTTTTAAAAGAAGCGTTTCAAGCGGTAGCGAGAGGTGGAACGATTTTAGTGTTTGCTCATTTTCCAAAGGGAGACGTCTCCATTCCGGCTGATCGGTTTTTCCATGATGAAGTGAAAGTCGTAGGAGCCTATTCCTCGCATCCTTATCACTATCGTGAAGCCCTTGAACTTCTAAGGGCAAAAGTAGTCAACACAGAAAAGATGGTGACGCACCGTTATCCGTTAAGTCAGCTCCTTCAGGCGATAGAATGCGCAAGGCACCCTGAAGGTGAGAGTGTCAAAATCATGATGTATCCAGATGAATGA
- a CDS encoding ASCH domain-containing protein, producing the protein MNQKSTLFWETYWEEKSESAPIDASVSAWAFGADPDHLLDLVLRGKKTATCSGHLFYEKEQEPLPKAGQYAVILDSHDEPKAIIEITHVDVMPMNEVPESFAQAEGEGDLSYNYWYRAHQEFFTEALKPYGLEFKEDMLLVCERFKLVYSAS; encoded by the coding sequence ATGAATCAGAAAAGCACCTTATTTTGGGAAACATATTGGGAAGAAAAATCAGAAAGTGCACCAATTGACGCGTCTGTTTCCGCTTGGGCATTTGGAGCAGACCCAGATCATTTGCTTGACCTTGTTCTGCGAGGGAAAAAAACAGCGACTTGTTCTGGACACCTTTTTTACGAAAAGGAACAGGAGCCGCTTCCAAAGGCAGGACAATATGCGGTCATTTTGGACAGCCATGACGAACCAAAAGCCATCATAGAGATCACGCATGTAGATGTCATGCCAATGAATGAGGTTCCAGAATCATTTGCACAAGCAGAAGGTGAAGGCGATCTTTCATATAACTATTGGTACAGAGCCCATCAAGAATTTTTTACAGAAGCACTCAAACCGTACGGATTAGAATTTAAAGAAGACATGCTCCTTGTTTGCGAGCGATTTAAACTTGTTTATTCAGCTTCTTAA
- the ggt gene encoding gamma-glutamyltransferase: MKRISLTILSICLLVFSFFLPVSQVTATETHGNKVAVGKDGMVATAHPLASEVGADVLKKGGNAVDAAVAIQYALNVTEPMMSGIGGGGFMMVYDGKTKETSIINSRERAPQGATPDMFLTDEGKVIPFAERSTHGNAVGVPGTVKGLEAALDKWGTRSMKELIKPSIQLAEDGFEIDSVLAKAIDDHQGKLKKTAAAPIFLPDDQPLKEGDLLVQPGLAKTFKLIAKKGSKAFYEGKVAKALANTVQDFGGTMTTDDIDRYEVKTDKPIWGDYKGYQLASMPPPSSGGVFMLQMLKILDHFNLSQYDPKSFEKYQLLAETMHLSYADRAAYAGDPEFVDVPLKGLLDDDYISERASLIELDQMNRNPKEGDPWAYEDEKTPSPIVPQPEDKTIGETTHFTVADQWGNVVSFTTTIEQLFGTGILVPEYGFFLNNELTDFDARPGGANEVQPNKRPLSSMTPTIIFKDNEPVMTVGSPGGTTIIASVSQTILNLLEYDMELQDAVEEPRIYTNSPTSYRYEVGVPLDVRTKLNDMGHRFGSSPIDIGNVQALLIDRKAGTFTGVADSSRNGTAVGVNLKLSAD, from the coding sequence ATGAAACGCATTTCTTTAACTATTTTGTCCATATGTCTGCTGGTTTTCTCGTTTTTTCTGCCTGTCAGTCAGGTCACTGCAACCGAAACTCATGGGAATAAAGTAGCTGTTGGGAAAGATGGCATGGTGGCTACTGCCCATCCGCTCGCATCAGAAGTGGGGGCAGATGTTTTAAAGAAAGGTGGAAACGCTGTTGACGCTGCTGTTGCCATCCAGTACGCACTGAATGTGACAGAGCCAATGATGTCTGGAATTGGCGGCGGAGGATTTATGATGGTTTATGATGGGAAGACTAAAGAAACATCCATCATCAATAGTCGAGAAAGAGCACCACAAGGCGCAACACCAGACATGTTTTTAACAGATGAGGGGAAAGTCATCCCGTTCGCTGAGCGATCCACACACGGTAATGCTGTTGGTGTTCCAGGGACTGTAAAAGGTCTTGAGGCGGCATTAGATAAGTGGGGGACCCGCTCGATGAAGGAATTGATTAAGCCTTCCATTCAGCTTGCAGAGGATGGATTTGAAATCGATTCTGTCCTGGCAAAAGCCATTGATGATCATCAAGGAAAATTGAAAAAAACGGCCGCAGCGCCAATCTTTCTTCCAGATGATCAGCCGCTCAAAGAAGGGGACCTCCTAGTTCAGCCAGGTCTTGCAAAAACATTTAAGCTCATTGCGAAAAAAGGAAGCAAAGCATTTTATGAAGGAAAAGTAGCAAAGGCACTTGCAAATACAGTCCAAGATTTTGGCGGAACGATGACAACTGATGACATTGATCGTTATGAGGTCAAGACTGACAAGCCTATCTGGGGAGACTATAAAGGATATCAGCTTGCAAGTATGCCTCCACCAAGCTCAGGCGGGGTGTTTATGCTGCAAATGCTCAAAATACTTGATCACTTTAACCTATCTCAATATGACCCCAAATCATTCGAAAAATATCAGCTGCTTGCTGAAACGATGCATCTCTCCTATGCTGACCGTGCTGCATATGCCGGCGACCCCGAATTCGTAGATGTTCCACTAAAAGGACTATTAGACGATGATTACATTTCAGAAAGAGCCTCTCTTATTGAATTAGATCAAATGAATCGTAACCCGAAAGAAGGAGATCCATGGGCGTATGAGGATGAAAAAACCCCATCCCCTATTGTCCCGCAGCCAGAAGATAAAACCATTGGTGAGACCACACATTTTACTGTTGCCGATCAGTGGGGAAATGTTGTGTCATTCACAACAACCATTGAACAGTTATTTGGTACAGGGATTCTCGTCCCGGAATATGGATTTTTCTTAAACAATGAACTAACAGATTTTGATGCAAGACCTGGCGGAGCAAATGAAGTTCAGCCGAATAAACGTCCATTATCCAGTATGACACCGACCATCATATTTAAAGATAACGAGCCTGTCATGACAGTAGGTTCACCGGGAGGAACGACCATCATTGCTTCTGTTTCACAAACCATATTGAATTTGCTTGAATATGACATGGAGCTTCAGGATGCAGTTGAAGAACCAAGGATTTATACAAACAGCCCAACTTCTTATCGTTATGAAGTAGGTGTCCCTCTCGATGTGAGAACAAAGCTTAATGATATGGGGCATCGTTTTGGCAGCTCGCCTATTGATATAGGAAATGTTCAAGCTCTACTCATTGATCGAAAAGCAGGAACCTTTACTGGAGTGGCTGACTCCTCGAGAAACGGGACTGCTGTTGGCGTCAATTTAAAACTCTCTGCCGATTAA